In Fragaria vesca subsp. vesca linkage group LG5, FraVesHawaii_1.0, whole genome shotgun sequence, the genomic stretch TGGAGTGATTAATGTGTTGAATATGGAATATTTGAACAATTTAAACTTGTTAATGTGTTTATTGTCGATGATTTGAAGTGTTTAATGTGTGATTGTTCAGGACCGAGGGTGCGATTACGAATAATGAAGCGATTGTTACTGCTTTGAAGGAGACATTGAGATATGGCCTGTTTCTTGGGACTTTTGCAGGCACATTTGTTTCAGTGGATGAGATTATTGCCTCTTTGGGAGGCCACCGTAGGCATGTTCCTTGTTCTTTTATATTCAACTTCTGCGTTATACTCTGTTTGATTGCGATTTGAGATAAATTTTTTGCTCTGGTTTAATTGATTGTGTTCCGGTGTTACTCTAGTTCAGGACAGCCAAGTGGAGGGCTTTGGCAGCGGGGCTTATAGCAGGACCGTCTATGCTTCTTACGGGGCATAACACGCAGCATACTAGCTTGGCTATATACATACTTATGCGTGCTGCTGTGTTGGCCACACGGTGTGGGATTAAAAGCAAACAGTTTGGTCCAATTTGTAAACCTCTCACTTGGAAGCATGGCGACATTTTTCTCATGTGTCTATCGTCTTCGCAAATTCTGTAAGTACACTTTGTGGTAAAAATGTGTATATCTAGTACTAGTAGTGCTGTAGCCATTGCTTTCAATATTTTGGTGTCTGTGAGTTTTTTTTAAGTGTCTTGGTGCATTAATGCACAGGCACTGTTAAGCATTATGTATGTGGGAATAACTTATAGTATCTGGACCTTTGAAGTTTTAATGAATTCATTTTGTTGATACTGAAAGTGGATTACTAAGTTGTGATATTGGATGAAAATTCATTTTTCAGGTCTGCTTACATATTGAAGCAGGACAGTTTGCCTCCATCATATAAATCTTTTCTCAACAAGCATGGGGGAAAGGATGTGTCGATTTTGCAAGGTGTTAAAGAGATTGCTAGTGGCTTACCGATTTCTAATTTGGAAGCAATAGAAAGATACTACAAATCTGTAGGAACAAATATTAAACTAGATCCAGCCATGCAAGTTCCCTGCACGGTATGCATTCTCTAAGCATCAGACTTGCTGGTTCCTACCATATAATCTTGGTGCTTTAAACATTATCCCCACTCCTCATGGTAGTGTTATTTATGCCGGTATGTGTGGTAATTTATGCAGATTGTACATGGAGGCCAGTCATGTAGTGGGCATATTATCTCTTTTCTAATTCAAGCCTATAAGAGAGCAGTACCAGTTTATCTTCCAGTATATCTGATTCCAGCCCTTATAGTTCATCGGCAAGATCTCTTGAAAAGGTGATTCACATGATTTATTTTCTTGATTATTTATTTTCCTACTAGGATGCTTTATGCAAATGTGGTCAAGGGAGCATCTTCTAGTTGAAAATCCCAGGAGATAAATTAATTGAACTCTGAGACATATTGAGATCTTAGAAATGGTGGTTTTAGGTGTCACCACAAGTCAATTTGTTGGACTGTCTTAGCTACCTTTAAGCACCACATGCGTTACTAATTAAGGGGCTTCCTGGTGTTAACATTAATACATGTTACTGATGCTTTTGTTGTAGCATATATTGAATAGTAATGTGAATTTATCAATATTTTTATGCGGCATTGACAAGCAATATGAATGGTTCTTGGACGAACTCCCCCAAATTTTTGTTTTTGTTTCTTCCATGATATTGTGTTACTATAAGCGGATTACTTGGAGTATATCACCATCACCTTTTCTTTGAAATTTCAATATTTTAAGCTCCTAGAGAAATTTGATTCCTTTGTGTGAACTATGTTAGATTGGTTTTTGTCTTTTTTGGTCCTTGATATCGCTGTTTTAATATCCATTTTACTGTATGCAGGCATTACACTATACTACTAAAGGGTCTTCTTGGCACTGCAAGATCAAGCTTGTTTCTTTCCGTATACTGTGCATCTGCCTGGTCAGTGGCTTCTTTATTTTATAACTAACTTTGAGTATGCCATGTATGCTTTGTACGGAACTGCTACTAGAATATTTTTTTTTACATTATTGTGTAGATTAGGTGAAACCAACCCTGTGAACTGCCTTAATATGTCCTGAAAACTCTGGTCTCTTGGTATGACCAACTGATAAGTGTTCTATTTATTTCATCACCTTAGAATTAGAATTGCCACGTCCATGGTTTGTTACCATGTGGTTCGGTGTTTGAACCCCCTTAGGGATATATTGCTATCCTAATTTTTCAACATGAAACAAGATATAGATCTTGCCACTAAATTTGTTTAGTAAACTGATCCTGCATCCTTGTAATTGTTCCTCAGGATGTGGACATGCTTGCTTTTTAGGATTTTCAAGAAATGTAATGTTCCAATGGTGACAATGGGAACGGTATGAACTTTCTCCAACTCTTTAACTTGGTAACAAAAAGAGTTTTATTCTTTCTTCAGGATGTCTGAAATATGGTTGTTGGACAGTTCCCGACCGGCCTGGCCTTGGCTATTGAGAAGAAAAGCAGGCGCATTGAGATATCACTCTACTGTCTCGCTCGAGCGATTGAGAGCTTTTTCACCTGCATGGCTGATACCGGATACTTGCCTCCACAATCAAAAAAATTGAAGAGAGCTGATGTGGTGGTCTTCAGTTTATCGACGGCCATCATAATGCATTGCTATGCAGAGGAGAGGGAAGTGTTCAGATCCAAGTACTTAAATGTTCTCGACTGGGTTTTTGGTGTCCCGCCTCCTCCTTGTGAAACCCCACGCTGCAAAAAGAGTTAGGAAGTAGCAGCCACCGTTTTGCTCGAGAAATCTTAGGTTTTACTTCCTTCAAAATTTAATTTGGAGGAAGTTGTATAATTTTGTACCTATATTTATCCCATTCATCGTTCCTAGTTCTTACTACCATTCGTAAGAGCTTCAGTATGTGCCCTTGATGTGGAATAATCGTTCAAACCATTAATGTTATAGCAAGTGCTTCACTAATCTCAACATTCTTGGTTTCAATTACTGAATGGCAAATCTCGACATTCTTCGTTTCAATTACTGATATTGCAAGTTAACAGTTACTACATAGAAGTCAGGATACACAGACGTTAGGCTGCGGAGTTTAGTCTCTCACTTCAGCCTTGATGTTACTTTGAATTTGATACACCAATACACCATGGCCAAAATGACAACAAAAAGGGAAATAGATCAAACCAAAAGAATAAAGCATTCCAGTTTCCAATTGCCAAAAGCTATAGAACAGTGCCTAATTTTCATCATAGATCAGCAATGGCAGCATAGTGTCTGTGACTCGCTTCAGACCTCATCTTCATGAAGTAGCATATTAGGTATTCCCTTCGAAACTGGAAACCGGCGACCAGTCTCAGGGCAAACAAGAGCACCTTCCTCAAGATGAAGCTCCAAAAGGGCATGATGGAACTTTTGCAGGAATTCCTCAGAATCAAGCTTAGAAGGCTCCACCTCCTCAGGAAGCTCGGCATACCCCATTGTACGAGAAGCAGAGACAAGGGCCTTCCACTCAATCTTAGAAAACATGTTCTTGAGGAAATCAACATTCAAGTCCACCTGCTTCTCCACCACCTTCTCTGCTTCAATACCCAGAGGGAAGCCGTTCGTCACGCCTTTAATCTTGGAAGACAGCATGTTGTGAGTAATCAGCCTCATCTCTCTAGTCCAGACTGGTCAGTAGCCGGCAGTATTTGTTCCCCTTCTCTTCTAGAACCTGATGCCAAAAGTAAGTTTGTAACAATTAGACCTTTGCTACAGAACCAGAGCCAGCAATGCTGTATTCTGCAAGATCTTTGCTGAACGCAAACAGGGGTACCCAATAATCCTAATAAGAAAGAAATTACTGATTGCAGAGCTACTCACATAGTTACATCTATCAAACCATTCATATCTGAACATTATAACAAGTATCAAAAACATATTGCTTTAGGTATAATAAAGCAAAGAGACATCCTTCTATTATCTACAGAAGCTTTCTATGTTCTTTAATGTACAGTACACATGCTTAAATTGATAGATTGCTCCCACAGCTTAAATTAATAGGAGCTCAATTCGATTCTTCTAGAAACATTATTGCCATCATTGGAATTGGGATCCTACCGATTTTTTAAGAAGGAATGAGAAGGTACCTGCGATTCTTGCCGGCCGATGAAGACAGAGAGAGAGAAAGCTTTAACTGCAAATAGGTGTTGTGTGATATAAGGACTGCTCGAGTCAGATGAAGAAGAAAGGGGTTTTAGGGTTTTAATTGCATAGTGCAATTACCAGAATAGACACTGTTAGCCCGTAAAATCACTAAAATGACAAGGGATCTATTTTTCTGGTGCCTAATTATCTTTTAATATTTTTTTTCGGAAAGAATGTCTGTCATACCCTGCGTATCGTCTAGCGGGTCGTCTAGATTGTCCAAGAATTAAAAAAAAATATTTATCAGGTAATCAACTATTTATGAGGATTATTGTCCAAGATTTTCAAATCCAAGTTTTATGAAATTCCATCTTAAAAAAGAAATCAATTGATCACAAAATATATAAAGAGAAATTTTAAATACACACCTCTAATCTCTTAATACATACTCATATTATTTTATGTTTCTATTGAGATTTTATAGGTGAGCTAAATGACCAAAACATATATCTATTATTAAAAAAAATAAAAAATTTACGCTAGAAATATTCTTTTCAATATCTTCTACCCTAAAACCATCGAAATGAACGTCTTCTCTCACCCTAACTCTTCTCCACAATTCATACGCATCATAAAACAAAACTCTTGTCTCACTGTTCATCACCTAAATTTTGACCGAGCTACCATAATCACATGAATTCTTAAGACCTTGTTCAACAATCTTCAACTGAGGTATGTATTCTTCATCTTATTTATAAATTTGGGGGTTGTAGAGTTCGAGCTAGAGGTCTCAAGGCTATGAATTAGTCGTTGCTCATCAGTTAAACGTGAAGGAGAAAGAATGAAATCGTTTTACTTGGTGATGTCGATAGTGAAGGAGAAAGAATGCATCTTGGTGATGACTAAATTGTTAGAAACATATGTTTTATAAAACTAACTGATTCATTTGGGTTGTCTTATTTTATTTATTTTTTATTTTTTATTTTTATCATCTTTAGTTTAATCTTGTAGATCATATTGTTAAGTACTGTATCTTTATCATGACATGTTTTATCGAATAACTAGCTATCTATGTTTAATAGCTATTGTACTTCTACAGTTTTATTAGCTTGTGAATTTTGAAAATTTGTATTAGTGATTTGGAGTTGAGATATAACAATAATCATTTGATTATAAATTGAATGATGATAAACAAAAATTTCTAGCAGAAATTAGACAAAATAATATGTAAAAAGAGGTACCAAATAGTAAATATATATTAATTATATTATATAATGGAATATTTCATAAATTAAGGGCATTTTAGATAATTTGAGATGTGTATTAAGTATAACACTAAAATGAAAAACTTGATAGGTAGTGTATTAAATAAGGGGTGTGTATTTAAAATTTCTCATATATAAAATCAACAACAACAAAAAATGTATCATATATGGAGAAGACAATGTATTGTTCTTCCTATTTCTCCTCCATTTTCATTCGATCTACTGCTCGATTTTTACTGAATGATACATGTAGTAATTCATTCCAGTTACAAACAATGTGGTTGAAAACTTGAAACTATCCAATAATGATCTTCAGAAACCGTCGCTACTAGCTAGTGCATGTATGGTATACTTCATGATTTCTACTACTGTTTGATCTGTCTTCTCATCCCTCTTGTCACCTGATCCAACGGTACGAAGATTCACAATTTGTATACTGCTCACTAGTGTGGTAGCTAGAACTATCACAAATTCATACAATGTATCTTTCTTACACACTGAAGAACTAGAAATTAGGTGCCCCTAAAACCATTGATCTTCACTAACTTGACACAAACCCCCACCAGTTGTACAGAGCAAATCCATAAATTGTGGCATAAGCAGCCAATCGCATAGGATACCTTTTCAATCTGCAAAACGAGAGAAGTTTCTTACAAGTTATTAGAAGACTAAGAACTCGTATGTGCATATCGGATTGAAAAGCAAAGAAGAAATGAACGTTTAGTGGAACTCTTCTATACAATCCATGAAGACACAGTCCCATCGAACGTCGATTTTGTTTCTCAAATACAGACATTAAACTATAACTAGTCTAGCTAGAAGGAAAGTCTATACAATATTTTTGATTACTTCTACCTGATTCATTGAGGCACAGCCGCACAGCTATGTATAAGTAAGCTGAGATGGTGGCCGGGCAACACCATCTATATATGATAGGAAAATGATTCTAGCCCTATATGATATTATTAGTTCTGCTTTAGACATATATATACTTACCTAATGTGGCTAATTACAAATAGTTTCCACTCTCTTGAGTTGGTGCTTAATTTCACTCTATATTGGTCAACATGACCAATTTCAATGGCTCTTAAGTAACAACAAGAAGTAAAGTTTCATCTAAAATTTTAGTGCTTTATGATTTGGGGAATCATAGTTTTTAGGACTAATTTCAGTTTACCCCCATCAACTTTAGGTCGATCATCATGTTAGTCCTTCTTGTTTCAATTTCATCAAAAACACCCCTTAACTCTCAATTTTCATCAGCCGCGCATGTCTAAACCTCCAATCTCTATCTAATTCTTCTGTCAAGTGATGACTTGATATCAAGAAGAAAGTCAAATTCTAAAAGTTACCTTTCGGACCATTTTTCCCCCATATCGATACACATCTTTGTTCCTATCACAACCCCCTAACTTTAGTGATTTTGGTGGGATTGAATGCAATTTGTCTATTTTTCCTTTTTTCTTTCTTCTTGATATCAAGTCATCACTTGACAGAGGAATTAGATGGAGATTAGAGGTTTGGACATGCGCGGCTGATGAAATTGGGAGTTGAGGGTGTTTTTGATGAAANNNNNNNNNNNNNNNNNNNNNNNNNNNNNNNNNGAAATTGAAAGAAGAAGGACTAACATGATGATCGACCTAAAGTTGATGGGGGTAAACTGAAATTAATCCTAGTTTTTAAGAAAAACTGAGATGACACTTTCAGACAAAAAAAATAAGATGACAGTTGTTTACATACTGAAATACTCGCACAAATTGACCTATCAATTGGAAAATGATCTAAAGTTTCACAATTAGACAGAAGTGATACTTTGATAATGAAATTGAAATTCTTCCAATCTTAAGCAAACTTGGACAGAAATGATACTTAAGTCTCTGTCAATACAAGTATGCAACTAATTAAAGCCTTGAAGTAAAGTCCTTTACTACCACCAAATTTTAGAACCAAATTAAGCATGCATATGGCTTTACATGTACTTTTCCTTCCTGTTTAATTAGGAACATCGATCCTACATATATAGAACATAATACGAAAAAACCTTCTAGCATAGCCAAGTTAGGCTCAACTCATTTGCCCTTAACATATAAAGATCAGGCTATTATACCAACATGCATTTGCTAACGTGCATCAGGATCCCAGCCCAAAAATATTCCATCGTTGATCAACAGTCTAGCTAGTTTGCTAGTATCATCAAATCGAAACAACTAGTTAAGAGAGGACAACTACTAATAAGAATTTTTCATCATTTACGTATTACTAACCTTGCAAATCCAGATCTTTCAGCAGTTGCATTCGCAGAGGCTCTTTCCTCAACCGAAACCGGAGTACCCCACCGCGAAAAGTCCCGGTCAAAGTAAGCCCAATCCGGCAAAAGCACACCCCCAATCCCGACCACACCAACCAGGTACGTCACCATCATCTTCCTGAAAGACTGCGTGCAAATCCCAACCACCACTACAACTAGGGCTAAACAAACCAGAGACGACCTGAAAACGGCGTGGTTGGCCATGAAGGTGTACTAGCAGCAAGCTCAGAGGGTCTGGTGAGAAAGCGACAAGCTAATGGAGAATGCTGAAGAAGAAGATGGGCGATGACGGCGATCGATGATGGTGGTGGTGCTAGTGATGTGGAGGAAGAAATGTGCCTGATTGGAAAGTGGTGGTGATGCCGGCCATGCCCACATGAGATAGAGTTGCACACCTTGATTCAAAGTTAAGGATGGATCGAACGGATCGAGTGGTTAGAAAATGCTTTCAATGCGAGCCCAACTGTCGTTATAAATGCAAAATTGTTACCGGTAACAATGCTTTGCTTTGAATAGCTGAGCTGCTGTTCCTGCATGGGGAAGGTATGCCACGCAATACCCCCAATTGAGAAGCTTTCGTGGGCCTGCTGTGAGATCCAAATCAAGCCCATACTAACTCATGCTACTAGACTCGACTATTTTCTAAAGATACATTGGTCGATC encodes the following:
- the LOC101310128 gene encoding uncharacterized protein LOC101310128 → MANHAVFRSSLVCLALVVVVVGICTQSFRKMMVTYLVGVVGIGGVLLPDWAYFDRDFSRWGTPVSVEERASANATAERSGFARLKRYPMRLAAYATIYGFALYNWWGFVSS
- the LOC101309548 gene encoding uncharacterized protein LOC101309548, yielding MSPDGDLCTCSAAQNGDHAEDPVCAHCRKSDPSPSSFCYSSSLKHVPAPLSDSEKLRRVVTASIKGFSIGAGLKGGLAVFSILARLRKRKLLASLRTEGAITNNEAIVTALKETLRYGLFLGTFAGTFVSVDEIIASLGGHRRTAKWRALAAGLIAGPSMLLTGHNTQHTSLAIYILMRAAVLATRCGIKSKQFGPICKPLTWKHGDIFLMCLSSSQILSAYILKQDSLPPSYKSFLNKHGGKDVSILQGVKEIASGLPISNLEAIERYYKSVGTNIKLDPAMQVPCTIVHGGQSCSGHIISFLIQAYKRAVPVYLPVYLIPALIVHRQDLLKRHYTILLKGLLGTARSSLFLSVYCASAWMWTCLLFRIFKKCNVPMVTMGTFPTGLALAIEKKSRRIEISLYCLARAIESFFTCMADTGYLPPQSKKLKRADVVVFSLSTAIIMHCYAEEREVFRSKYLNVLDWVFGVPPPPCETPRCKKS
- the LOC101309838 gene encoding TRM112-like protein At1g78190-like, whose translation is MRLITHNMLSSKIKGVTNGFPLGIEAEKVVEKQVDLNVDFLKNMFSKIEWKALVSASRTMGYAELPEEVEPSKLDSEEFLQKFHHALLELHLEEGALVCPETGRRFPVSKGIPNMLLHEDEV